Below is a genomic region from Prunus persica cultivar Lovell chromosome G3, Prunus_persica_NCBIv2, whole genome shotgun sequence.
gtccataccatgaaaatatgtggctttggcctgaagttcaaaatttaacagtgttgagaacctgaagttccaacaattaaatggacaacccttgaggtattattgcaaattgtggtatgccacatatttctttggcataagaagatgatgaatttaaagttcgattttgttataatcgacacctcaaggaagaaatatattttgtgaattccggttgttaagaatacaccgcgaaatggataatatcaatataaacctcaaataatgaattgaggctccccacatattttgttatatctgggccggaagcccatggatccaaatatatgagagatcctaaacttgaagttgtgggtatatagtagttaatgctcttcactactatattgcgatattatcatggcttttactcaattcacatttcatgtccatttgaaaagggcaaataaattctgagtttgtgcccaggccaaaagttccgggctaccatgtgataaaatatgaaatttgggagagacaatgtggttatttgaacctataaggcacaaggttccaaaccgtcattttgaaaaaacgtaaaaaccacaggtgcaagtttaagaatgtgcgcaattattattacaggaacatacaacagatagattttttccacctgcaatgaaggtgcaggccctgtaaaatctataaaattacattatgttctggaagcctctgaaggaagaggacgacgcctcttaagtttagccatgagcttctcatggtctcccaaaattctgtCATTGGAGATCTGCaacatgtctagccttctcagtgtatcaacggagtacgaactcaccagtttcaacaaggaattattctctcctttaagtttctcaacctcctgttgagattcatgaagcattctttggagagacgaattttcagttgttaaattctgaacctcgtttgctctagcacgcaaacgatcagccatgttagaaacagaagcagcactctgaatgctaaaagtcattgagtcatcaatagcctcttcctctgatctccctgtcaacaacatttcatccattggagtaatgaaattcctagctactatgacagcagtagcatcattcatcatcacagaatcattaactgtgagatgacgatttttggatacaaaggatggacgccaaacttgggaGTCACAagttgttgtgggagcatcatttaaattgaaataatttgggcaggaagaagaggaagccattttttttttttaaagaaggtttcgaagaaagtcttagaaaaactaaaggctcggaaaatgaaggaagttgagttgaaacgcagtttgcaaaggcaatatctatagacgAAAATGTGGCAACttttcaggaccccaatatcttctcgaatccccatattatctttttctttcccagagtccaaaacttcacgtggcctctaataatgtctgtcggcactttcggcgtttttcaaagtattattttcaaagccgatcttgctttacggatttcacggaactactttttcaaaagtatcccgagaatctcgcaattttcctatggttaatttgaaattcaccggttctacctattcattttatttgtgtataaatgtgttactaacgaaattttctttgcaaaagacatccagttttctccatacctagtgatgcgatatctacttgtttttcttatcagtgagcacttaatatgcctgagaagcaagactatctctgatcatacattcaggaagcaagactatccctgatcatgttTCCGCTACATTAGGGAATTGTGAAGgtgaccttatgctctaatctcctgaggtctttctagactaggagaaatgagagcttgttgtttgctcccaccagcttccttccttgattgcttaccttaccttgcaatcaatatcacaatctttttgcattttttctctttttataactctctgttcataagagattttatttctttagaatgaacatatgaagaatgaatccatgcagtgatcctaactctgagagttatttgtttttgacagagaagagaattgtgatttttgctcttgcaggatataactagaccatcaagcgctacattatatttactgggctgatatgagcttgaatgatacttgagaaaagtttcttccacctaaggatgtaagcaatacttgtgttattttatgcttatatacctatttgatattttatcttgaaaggtaaccaaatggggagataagtccgttccaaaagaatgacttgtatgtatccatgaattattaacgcaaattttacagattgcaagttggatacattgataatacactgcacagattaaagtcccataagaacagaatatgtgtatagcagtgatcaatatgatgcacgcctattgcgtagcaaatgatatggattgaagtcccgaaaggacaatcctttgacatgtcaatattgatattatgcacgcctaatgcgtagcaaattatatgggttaaagtcccataatatgggttaaggtcccagaaattaattgacatgtatgtattaatctgtggcatgcctgcagcatgacagatatatgggttttaaatgttccaactccctaaatggagattttccacgccctatgtaaaataacgctccaatggaggttataatccacattctcacataataaaagccccatgaagtggcttgggtacccaaaagcaaaggaatgcttataattgatgcatgcgcatgcacatgagaattgtgagatcataaattgatgaatgacaatttttggttttggagtagctactcaaatcatcaatgggctgtgttgattggaaccacgttcaattattaaatgtcgacaatatcattggccaaaatggaacgaggtaattccattataaatgagaatgaacgtgaaagaacaaacccacaatacgaaccccaaaatttgttaatactgaaagttatacttgggtgttcggaataaaaggaaatataccTATTTtatatgacacactgtttctggcagaaacaaggaatgttgggttttctccatatttacagattcaattgtgcccccccctttattacacaattacggagaccaacatattatctttaagggttattaaatgcacggagcatatcgccagaagcgatttcctaaagatgtataaatagctgggtaaaagctatataatgtgtcataaagcttaatcccttttagacaaaatccgttgagaggattaatattgcataaagcaagtccctaaaggacatgtgcttgaagcacaaaatttgtactcaatattaatatgcataaattacctcagtgagtacattgattataatgtgattgcaacacattaaagcttctgcagaattcatgaaatatttgtctcgatcgagcattatgccaacgagattcttgcttatactaagaaagtattaaagtatttttatgaggattatccgttggacactttaatgattttccggaagtatattggaccggacatcatatttttcagatagggctcaactccatcaccatcattttaggatgatgtgaggtatatttgatgctatctaagcataacaccatatacgggcatattttttagtgaacttataaatagcccaagtgttctaagatatgcggactcaggaaatctctatggtcgcttactggaaaaagctagtcatgaagttttcagggggagatattcatcagggggagcatggtattaataaagaccttcatacactaTTGACTCACAGCAACAGTGTCAACTATGATATTCAGACagatgatcaacagtatggcttaaagatattttgccaagcatcagggggagtgTGCTGTCAATACAGACCCttacacactgtactctttttccttcgtccaggtttttatcccactgggtttttcctggcaaggttttaacgaggcagtgtcgcacgcatcaatatacacagaattttatgttacacgtgattatgtactctttttcccttcgaccagtttttgtcccactgggtttttactggcaaggtttttaacgaggcatattccatatcatttgtggtctccaagggggagtgttgtaaaagtttgaaggtggagcccacagaggaagtttccttgcatcttccaggaactttcccttccctgtatttatcaattcaaggaaccttcccttccctgtattttgcCTAAAcattagcctataaataggcataccAATTGTAAAGAGGAGTgtgaccaacaaagaaaaaaaagaaagggaagaagagaaaaagaagagagaagaagaagagaaaaaaagaaagaaaagaagagaaaaagaagaaagaaaagagagaagaagaaagatagagaaaattcagtgagcctcacatattgtaaactctaaagttgtagccctattattttatatagtgaaaaagttactgctgctgctctccgaggacgtaggcatagccgaacctcgttaaatgctgtgtctcatctactttacgtgcagctcaatattcatacatattccaggttatttttataacacttgaaatgaaaactgcaagaTCTAGAATTGTGCGACAATGTTATTGAGGATTCTTTAGTAAACGACAAGGCCCAGAATGTCGTAGGAAGCTCTCATTGGACCGCCGTCGCAGTAAACTCGGTGGAGAGCGTTCCTCCCTAGTCCCCACTTTCGCTGATTGAGTCACTCTTTCTAGAAACAGTCAACTCAAAACCGCGGGAAGGTTTTAATTTTACCGTTAGACGGTCACAGACGCTAAGTACGAGTACGACAACGAAACGCTAATTATTCcacaatttattaatttatttacaaaaatatcTGCCTAATCATTCCCAGCAGCTAATCCAATCAAAAGTACAAAAAACCCAGCAAGGCATAATCACAGACAGAAAAATAATCAAGTATCAGTCAACGGTccaaaccccccccccccaagcattcatctttctctttgttCCTGTTCTTTTTCGATCTGAAACCAGATACCCAGTTCTCGAATTTGGTTTTCTGTGActtgggttttaatttttggatcGACCAGATGAGATTTCGAATTGGATTGGGGTTCTTGGTGCTCCTCTCGCTTTGTTTCACAGTGAAATCCCAGTGCAGCAAAAGCTGCGGTTGGGCTTTAGCTAAATACTACGTATGGTCAGGCTCCAATCTCACATTAATCAGTCATTTAATGGAGACGGACGAAGACACAATCGTTAACTACAACAACGGCACGGTGCCTAACAAAGACAGTGTTCTAGCTGGTACAAAGATCAATATTCCTTTCAAATGTGAATGCGTAAATGGAAAATTTCTTGGCCATATGTTCGAGTACGATGTCAATTCCGGGGACACGTACAACAAGGTTGCGCAGACTTACTATGCGAATCTGACGACGGTGGAGGCCCTGACATGGTTCAATAGCTATCCTCCAACTAATATACCCAATGCGAATGCCAAGTTAAATGTGTCTGTGAATTGTTCATGTGGGAATAAAGCGGTTTCTAAGGACTATGGTCTGTTTATCACGTACCCACTTCAGCCAGGGGACACTTTGGCTTCGATTGCGCAGGCTGAGCAGCTGAATCAGACTTTGCTGCAGAGATATAACCCTGGTGTGAATTTTAGCCAAGGGAGTGGTTTCGTGTATATTCCGGGCAAAGGTAcgagttttttttcttgatgaaGGAATGGATTTGGATATACTATCCACATTCTTAAGTTCGTCTATAAACCTTttacataaaaatagaaaccaTTCTGTGGATTGGTATGAATTTATCACAAATGTAACTTTTTCTACCCTGTGGCGGATGTCAGCGGTTTGAGTCCGCTTATCTCCAACTCGCGATATAACTAGGAACAATTAGGAGATTCTCTAGAAGGAATACGGGTTCTGCTTGTGTCGGCAACATGCTATGGGTTGGTGGTCCCGCTTATGGGTCCTTTTGGAAGATACAGGAGCGAAACAATCAACCTATTGATATTGGAAGACCCAGAAGATTCTTCCAATCTATCATTTCTGGGTCCAATGAAATTCATAGGTATAGGAAGAAGCCCTATCAAATAgagatttttcattttttgaaccCATTTTTAaagaactaaaaaaaaaattttaaataaatgttttATAATTCTAAGAATTTTAATAGGATGATGCCCTAATGGGTTACAAAATTTCAGTTTAGCCAATGATCCAATCAATGGAATAATTGGAACTAATGTATCGagcttttttgtgttttgatgCAGACACGTGAAGTATCTAACTGAATTTCcaaagttgttaaaatgaaaGGCATTTGGTtgtttaaaaattgaatattgTGTTATATAATTTGGTAGAAGCTTTAGGAATGCGtgtgtttgaattttattaCTAAATTAGGTGCCTTGATTCATATTGCAATGTTAATGAGTGCAGTAGAATGATGCCATCAGAAGGAAAGGTTGCATATAATTGAATTGATTGGAAGAGTCTCCTTTATTGAAATCCAACAGGAAAAAATTTGGGGTGGACTTGAGAAAGAGAGTGTGATTTTTACAGAGTTTTTCAAGTTACAGGTACTGACCAGATAGTCAGTTCTTTGTAATGTCAAAGAAACATCTTAAATTGTTATTCGTAAGTTTGTTTCCCTCTGTCAATAATGTTCGGTAAAGTGCTAGGTGATGTAATGCCTTTCCTGTGGCTATGGACTGGGTGGGCATCTTGGCTGATGTTTTGAACTGGTCAAGAGAACAATAAAACAATAACTGTCTTGTTGTAAGATAGTCATTAATGATAAGGTTTTTAGCTTAATTATCATGctctttgttttattaatcCATTGTCCATGATTCATCGATGCATGTGTCAAAATGCTAGTGAAAACATTGAGTTGTTTCAGGGTGGCCCAAATGGtaataaatatgaataaattGGATATCAAGTTTTTGGGGAACTATGAAGCATTACTCCAATTTCAATATAGTTTTGTAGAGGGCTAAAATATCaagttcttgtttcttttttatcttgCAGATGACAAGGGAAGCTATCGGTCTCTGAAGTCAAGGTAGCTTCAACTACTTCAACATGTTAActgaattattattacatcTTGTTTTCCTCTCTGTCTTCCGAAAATTGTTAAGATTTCTgagttttatttctttctgtCCATTTTGCAGCCCAGGTGTTATGACCTTCTCCAAAAATTGGTTTCATGTTCATATGCAAATGTGAGAGGGTTTGGTTAGAAACTCAATGCTACCTGGAtctcatattttcttttgtataaGCAGGACTAGCAGGTGTAGCCATTGCTGGCATAATTGTGGCAGTAATTGCTGGAGCGCTGATATTGGGGGGTGGTGCATATGGATATTACCGAAAGAACAAGGTGGATGCAACATTGCTCTTAGCAGCATCTGATGATCAGTCTTCTCAGAATGGGCTTTGTATGTTACCTACTCCTCTCCTTGTACCTTAATTTGTAGATAGTTGTGAATGGAAGAGTTCTTCAAATATCTTTTTGGATTGATCAAGTATCTTTTAACTCTGACTCTTTGCAGAAACACCAGTTAGAGTAGCTGACTAAGCCCCATAATTTATGATGTCATCCTTCTCATTTAGCATTCATTTAGTCTTGCTAGTGGTTCATTTTTGTTGAACAAACTGGAAACTTTTCTTTGTCTAgcatgattttttttgcatgtaattgcaaataacttattttattgtacgagTTCTTGCCCTCATACACTCCATGGTTTTGGCACCAAATGGATATTTGACATgacttcattgatttttttcttcttggtctAGCCCTTGGGTTTATCCCAGATAAGCCTGAAGAAGCAAATGGTGCTGGTCGAGGCCCAACAGGCATTTCCGTGGACAAATCAGTGGAGTTCTCATTCGAAGAACTTTCCAGGGCCACTGATAACTTCAGTCTGGCTAATAAGATTGGACAAGGAGGTTTCGGAGCAGTTTACTATGCAGAGCTGAGAGGCGAGGTTTGTTTCCCTTAATATTCTCAAGTATCATAGTGGActgtaaaagaaaattttctcaAGTTTCATGGTGTTTTTATCCTTTAGTTGGATGGAAATCTTATGGGGACTAGGACCATTATGTAATTCTTTTAGGTTGAAGAAAGTAAAAGTTTTGATATATAATCAAATAACTAGCATGTTTTTGAGAGCTACTTCATAAAAGACATAGCGGAATACATAAAACTACTTTCCTGTGACTATAATCTACTTTGCTCTGAATTTTCTAGTCGAAGGGAATTGAACACGTAAGTTGGAAGAGAGATTTATCAAATGAGTGAAAACTAGCTCAGAGTGTCAGACaatgtttttttcatttgcttGGATTAAAGATGAAAGTGTTTCCCTTTACAACATTCCTACTCCAATTTCCTGATCCAGGGAGTTGTGAAACTGTGCCTTAATGCACATTAGCATCTATTCTACTTTGCTAATTCGCTAGTACTATTTATGAGCTAATGTGCGAGCATTAGCTGTAATTGTTTATTTCTTCTCCTAGAAGTCCAACCCCTATAACTCTCCCTTTGCAGAAAGCTGCAATCAAGAAGATGGATATGCAAGCATCAAAAGAATTTCTTGCCGAATTAAATGTTTTGACTCGTGTACATCATTTGAATCTGGTAATGAACTTATCTTTCCAAACAATGACAATGTACGTGAATCTTGCAGAAGAACTATGAAGTAATTGATGCTTTCTCTTCGCTTAGCAATTTTAATCCACATATTTGCTTAGCATATTTTTTAGAGAATTGCTGGAATTTACTAGAAGAGCTTTTGTATGTGTCTATTTTTTGatacattttgaaaagaatctCCTAGAATCCTTTTATTTCCAATATCCCAATATAAGTTTGATTCCACATCACATGATGACAACTTTAAGTTTTTGGGACTAGTGGTTCAGACTAGGTAAACCAACAAACTCATCAGGTTGCAAGTATGGCCTAGTAGCTCAGAAATCAGAGGTTAAGTATGTGATCagagaaatttattttatgtaagTACTGGAAAGACAGCTGGACTAAGAAAAAGGATGTTATAAGATAAGTGTGTTAGTATATACATTCTCAATGCAATGTGTTTTGTTACTTATACTTAACTCTGATTTTGCATTTATAGAAATACTATTATGAATAAATTTAATGTTCTCTCAGAAGAATTTTTAGTTAGTTGTCCATTTAATCTAGTTGTGAGGTTATACTAGTACTACAGTACTTGTAGCCGTTGCATAACAGATCTCTAAGACGTGTGATTATCTCTAATCTTCTAGACAATAAATGCAGGTGCGCTTGATTGGTTATTGCGTTGAGGGCTCTCTTTTCCTAGTCTATGAATACATTGAGAATGGAAACTTAAGCCAACATCTACGTGGTGGTTCAGGTTAGGCTGTGCATGATGGGGATTTAAGTGCTTCTTAGTGCTTCTGTATGCAGGAGAATGGTAATAATactgtttaatttctttttccaggGAGGGACCCGCTACCGTGGTCTAATAGAGTGCAGATTGCCCTAGATTCAGCAAGAGGTCTTGAATACATTCATGAGCATACTGTTCCTGTTTATATCCACCGGGATATAAAATCAGCCAATATACTGATAGACAAGAATTTCCATGCCAAGGTTACTTTAGTGCCTATATTTCCACTATGAACTTTTGAAAGCTTGTTCACATTGTTGCAATgaaatttctcttttattgCAGGTTGCAGATTTTGGATTAACTAAACTGACTGAGGTTGGAAGTACATCACTCCCCACACGTCTTGTGGGAACATTTGGATATATGCCACCGGAGTAAGATATTTTTTCTATGTTCTTTTAACTCTTTATCTGCTACATCTCTAGCAAATTTTTATCCTGAACAGATTGCctttgttgaaattttgggggaCCAAATCTGCTGGAATGACTTATCGTAAGCTCAATGAGTGCCtgattccctttttttttttttttttttttcctgccatCATCCCCTGACCTGTAAGCCGATGGCTGAAGGGGCCTGAAGATTGTGCACTCTTTAGTGGACATATGTAATTGTAAGATAAATATCCAGAGTGGCTGATTGCTACTTTGTCAAATGTCATTAGAGGTCTTTAGTTTGCCCCTCCAGCTTCTGTCAGAGATGCAAGAGGTCTTTAGGTGCTGAGATATTCATTTATATCTGGGAAAATAGAATCCTGCTGGAATAGCGAGAATGTTTCTGTTCTTCCAGCCCAAATTGTTTCCCTTGAAAGTCGGTATTTTGATGTGTTTCGTATCCGATGTTGGGCTGTAGATGCAATAAACTCTTTCTAAGATGGGGAAAAAAGGCAAACTTAAGTATGCTATAGTCTCTGCAAATATGAGTTAACTCCTAATATTTTTGCGTACAGATATGCTCAGTATGGTGAAGTTTCTCCCAAAGTAGATGTTTATGCATTTGGAGTTGTCATTTACGAATTGATCTCCGCCAAGGAAGCTGTTGTGAGGGCAGATAGTTCTGGCTCTGAATCAAGAGGCCTTGTTGGTTTGGTTAGTTTTCTTGCCATCTCTTTACTTAAATAAGCCAATCTAGCTCTTACCAAGTTTATGCTGGGTTTCTATCTGGCATTGCACGAAAGCACATGAGcatatttttattgtaattttactttttacagTTTGAGGAGGTTCTTAATCAACCCGATCCTAAAGAAGACCTCCGGAAATTGGTTGACCCTGGTCTTGGAGACAACTATCCACTTGACTCAGTGCGCAAGGTGAAATAATTTCtcagaagggaaaaaaaacaatataatttATCTCTAGATATCAGTGTTAAAATGACATGGTGATTTTCTGGTGCAGATGGCCCAACTTGCCAAAGCATGCACGCATGAGAATAAAGACCTGCGTCCAAGTATGCGATCTATCGTGGTTGCGTTGATGACGCTCTCATCCTCAACTGAGGATTGGGATGTTGGATCCTTCTATGAAAATCAAGCTCTGGTCAATCTGATGTCGGGAAGGTAGACATCTAGAAGTGCAATGTTGCTTGTGTTCAGGATTAGGAAGTTTCTTTTGTTGTGAACACACCGAATATGAGATATCATAGACATTGtacatgcatatataattGAGCATCGTGGGAGtcttttgtaaattgtatatatatcaCTTAACGTATCAAATGAAGAGATAAAAGTTCCTTCAAATCTTGCCCTCGGGAAGTTGAGTTTTTAGTGCAAGTGGCAAGAGTAAGAAGAAAACCatcttattttttcatatacAAATCTGTCCATTCTCATGCGAAAACATGAATTCTTTGCATTAATTCCAAAAAAGGAAGCGTATTATGGTGGtaataaaaccaaaaagaaaaacagagcatATGGATTTACTGGTTTTCCTTGTGAAAATGGTTTGcgtgcaaaagaaaaatatgaaagcCATCGGATGGTGGGAAATCTTCTACTTGTTAATTGCTGTTCTTCagggtttatatatatatatacagtgaGCTTcagttgagggatccctcaactgaaggggactgatatatatatatatatatatatattatatttttaatttttttaaatttatttattaaatacaaaaagagTACAACTACAAACAAAAACTATGAGGATATGGAGGCCCCAACAggtcaaaaaagaaagggatcGAACAGTTTAAGAGGCAGCCCCCGCCTCCCAGAGCTTGGTTCTTCAGGGTTTGAttccctcttctttttttggggttttgaaGAAAATGTCTGTGCATCTTGAAATGCTAAGCCTCCAATAATGATTTGATTGGGACTAGGGTTAGTGATTGGCGATTGGTGATTGGTTTTCTCCAATGGTAGTAGTAAACTAATCttcaaattataatttgttgACCTACGGGCAATTTGAAAAGGTTTATTTGTTACTTTGATAATTTATGCcagaaaagatttttcaattcAATATAATGCAATGTTatggaaaagaatgaaaaatacaaaaacatgTGAAGAAtgtctatttatttatacaagtttttaatattttcaaaataagatttgttttttcaaagtaaaattaaatgttttgaagAGCCAAAGTCAATTTATCAGTtccaaagagagaaaaatgttGCACTTTTAATTGACTGAGTTTGACAAGGCTGTTAAAAAGACTTTTGATGATGTGACTCTCTTATTTTAACATTCCAAAGTTGTTAAAGAAACTATTAATGATtccttattaaaaaaaaaaaagaagaaactatTAATGATGCTCAATGCAAAAGTAGAGAGCAAAAGATGATTGATTTTCATTATCGAAATCTTTTATTTACTAGAAGCAACATGCATAATGATGGCTTTCATTTCCCTAGAAACAGTTTGAAAATAGTCTTGTTCTTTGGCTCCAAGCAACGTGAATCATGATGGTTATGACTTGACTCCAGAGTTTGAAAAGTATGTGATGTCATTTCTAGATTCTTCGTTTTCTTTATTCAATGCTGCATAAAGCTTGAAGCATTCAATCTATTTCTTGAGCCACAAGACTGCACTTTGATTTTTTGACCCATGGCCTTAGCCAAATGGCCATTCTAGATGCCCCTTTTGTCTACTTTCACTGCTCAGACTCTTTCCCTGGTGACCAATGAATATAGTTCAGGGCCATTTTGTATGATTTAGCCATTTAATTTCCAACTGTGATGTGCTCTACTAGAATTGGTAAGCTGACTTGCTGGCATGGTATCCAAAACCAGACATAAATCTAAGATCCTAAATCCCAAATccatttggagaagaaaagaaaaatatcccaGCTTGGCAACTTGGCAATATACAAATTCCAGCTTGTGATAACGTCATAATTCAAGGTTTGGTGACCAAAAACAATTAATGCGATTCACCTACTCCAAAAATCAAGTCTCATACACTAGGGGAGGTATTATATTCGAGAATCATGTTATCTAAGATACTACTAGTTGAAGACAAAAATGATTTTCATAATTCAAGATTGTCTTCTCCCTCCTAGCATAAATGTGGGTCTCCAtgtaatgtttttgttttattttatgtacaAGCGATATTTAGAAGAATAAATGATGTTAACCGCTTCATCAACAAAGTCCATACGATCACACATTTGTATATGGTaggagaattaaaaaaatggtgTATGTGCcgattatatataaatataactaaCGTAATTAAGCACTGAAATTTATTTCAACTTACGAGATGACCTTAAGAAAACGAGATAACAACATCGATAGAGAAACATTTTTCCCTTGAAGAGAAATCACAACTTTTAAGATATTGGATGTCCTTAAGTAATCAATATCTCCTTTGTGAGAAGATAATCCATTGT
It encodes:
- the LOC18782974 gene encoding lysM domain receptor-like kinase 3; this translates as MRFRIGLGFLVLLSLCFTVKSQCSKSCGWALAKYYVWSGSNLTLISHLMETDEDTIVNYNNGTVPNKDSVLAGTKINIPFKCECVNGKFLGHMFEYDVNSGDTYNKVAQTYYANLTTVEALTWFNSYPPTNIPNANAKLNVSVNCSCGNKAVSKDYGLFITYPLQPGDTLASIAQAEQLNQTLLQRYNPGVNFSQGSGFVYIPGKDDKGSYRSLKSSPGLAGVAIAGIIVAVIAGALILGGGAYGYYRKNKVDATLLLAASDDQSSQNGLSLGFIPDKPEEANGAGRGPTGISVDKSVEFSFEELSRATDNFSLANKIGQGGFGAVYYAELRGEKAAIKKMDMQASKEFLAELNVLTRVHHLNLVRLIGYCVEGSLFLVYEYIENGNLSQHLRGGSGRDPLPWSNRVQIALDSARGLEYIHEHTVPVYIHRDIKSANILIDKNFHAKVADFGLTKLTEVGSTSLPTRLVGTFGYMPPEYAQYGEVSPKVDVYAFGVVIYELISAKEAVVRADSSGSESRGLVGLFEEVLNQPDPKEDLRKLVDPGLGDNYPLDSVRKMAQLAKACTHENKDLRPSMRSIVVALMTLSSSTEDWDVGSFYENQALVNLMSGR